In Nicotiana tabacum cultivar K326 chromosome 21, ASM71507v2, whole genome shotgun sequence, one DNA window encodes the following:
- the LOC142175274 gene encoding uncharacterized protein LOC142175274: MDNGQAESTTKVIINNLNKRLEESKGKWPEALPGVLWAYRMMTKTSMGETPLSIVYRTEALIPAEIGEPSTRYTYISEATNKEELRINLDLTEEKRKSTLIRMAAQNQTIE; encoded by the coding sequence ATGGATAACGGACAAGCTGAGTCAACAACTAAGGTCATCATCAACAACCTAAATAAGCGATTGGAAGAATCAAAAGGAAAGTGGCCAGAAGCACTACCGGgtgtattatgggcttatcgaatGATGACGAAAACGAGCATGGGAGAAACCCCATTGTCAATTGTTTATAGAACAGAAGCTTTAATCCCAGCggagataggggaaccaagtacaAGGTATACGTACATAAGTGAGGCAACAAACAAAGAAGAGCTTCGAATAAATTTGGATTTGacggaagagaaaagaaaatcaacaTTAATTCGGATGGCGGCTCAAAACCAGACTATTGAATGA
- the LOC107775510 gene encoding uncharacterized protein LOC107775510: protein MNTDITASAKPEYPVIDRNPPFTKTVANFNTLDYLRLTTIAGISVTVGYLSGIKPGIRGPSMVTGGLIGVMGGFMYAYQNSAGRLMGFFPNEGEVAKYRKR, encoded by the exons atgaacacAGACATTACCGCATCGGCAAAGCCGGAATACCCAGTTATAGATCGAAACCCTCCTTTTACTAAAACCGTTGCCAACTTCAACACTCTTGATTACCTTCGCCTTACTACTATCGCCGGCATCTCTGTCACTGTCGGCTACCTCTCTG GAATAAAGCCAGGGATAAGGGGCCCATCAATGGTAACAGGAGGTTTAATTGGGGTTATGGGAGGATTCATGTACGCTTACCAGAATTCAGCTGGAAGGCTCATGGGTTTTTTCCCCAATGAAGGAGAGGTAGCTAAGTACAGGAAACGCTAA
- the LOC107775508 gene encoding uncharacterized protein LOC107775508 encodes METLAPVFRPSKFSDAKPIFNLQAFPLNKQSYHFLLKKQNKQLRKPPIKASANEEITALTTSDPDITWQIVVGSLAGVTPFVVAGIEFSKRIVKQRKCEVCGGSGLVLKNNKFYKRCPDCGGFLPWQSWRRFFTG; translated from the exons ATGGAGACATTGGCTCCAGTATTCAGGCCTTCAAAATTTTCAGATGCCAAACCAATATTCAATCTTCAGGCCTTTCCCTTAAACAAACAATCCTATCATTTTCTTCTTAAGAAACAAAACAAGCAATTAAGGAAGCCGCCAATCAAAGCCTCCGCCAACGAAGAAATTACAGCACTTACTACTTCGGACCCCGATATCACTTGGCAAATTGTTGTTGGCTCTTTGG CCGGTGTGACACCTTTCGTGGTTGCGGGAATCGAGTTCAGCAAGAGAATT GTGAAACAAAGGAAATGTGAAGTTTGTGGGGGCTCAGGACTTGTTCTCAAGAACAACAAGTTTTATAAGCGATGTCCTGATTGTG GTGGATTTCTACCCTGGCAGTCTTGGAGAAGATTCTTCACCGGTTAA